CCTTTTACTAATCTTTAATCTCATAATTACTTTTATTAGTATTAACAGCTTTTTCAACTATACCTAGAATTTCTTTCACAACGTTTTCTAGTTCAAATCATATTTATTGATTTTTAATATTGAACTTATAATTTTTTTTGAATTATTAGCTTCATTAGTATTATTATAGCTATAGCTAAACTAGTATGAAATAGTTATGTTATATACTTTTTGAAAATGGTGTCTACGTTACAGTGATATTTGATTCTCTTGATTAGCTTGAAGCTATTTTTTCAATAGGTTTAAATCAGGAGAATGAGGAGGTAAAATAGTCTAATACATGTCCATCTTTTTCTATCATAGTTTTTAAACGCCAGATTAGGATAAGTGGAAATATGAAATGTAGAGAATAAAAGGTATACAAATAGAGAATAAAGTAGTTATGGCTGGTTCTTAAGCTTTAAGCTTCATCTTATAATCAATAATAAAGGCGAAATAATGTCAGTTAAAATTACTAAAAGCAATAAAAGCGACCTATCTGTATCTTCGTTTTTTTCTAAAGGCTTATCTGGTAAATTGTTTAGTGATAAAGCTTACATATCTAAAGAATTATTTCATTAACTGCTGACCAATGGTTTACGTTTATTTACTAATCTTCGTAAAGATATGAAACCATATTTATTGGACATACAAGATAATCGGTTATTAAATAAACGTTCTTTAATTGAGTCTGTCTTTAATGTACTAAAAAAACATATGCTTTTAGAGCATACTAGACACCGTTTTCCTCTTAATTTTTTTGTTCATATAATTGCTTCTCTTGCTAGTTATTCTATCTCTAAACTTAATCCTCATCTTATCTCTTCTTCTTCTGACTCCTTATCCTATTGACGTTATAAGTACAGTTTGTCACATTGAGTTATTTCATTATTCTAATCTGTCTGGTAATAAAGAAGTGTTGCCATATCTCAGTTCCAAAATGTATAGTCAAGGAAGGTGATGTAGTTTAGTTATCACAGTTTCCATCACCTACCACATAAACGTAACGTATTGATTTCCAGTATTACGCTTTCCTGATAACTTAGCATCATTACCTTCTCTACTACACCTTTTCCAGCAGAAACAATTCAATTGCTTTTTCAGATTTAGCTTTTTCTCTTTTTCAAGTTTGAATTATCTTTTCCTTTCTTTATCTAATTTCTGATCTCTTAATTATATCAAACTATAGTTCTAATAATAAAAGTAAAATAACTACAGTTTAAATTACCAAAGCTAATAAGAGTGATCTATCTATTTTTAAAGATATGCGTTTATTAAATAAATGCTCTTAATTGAGACTGTATTTAATATAAAAAATATCTCCACTTAGAATACATAACATTTGGTAAACTAATTTGCCCGTATTCTATCTACTACTATTAACATAACTTTCGCCAAAAATATATAATTTATCCGACACAGCAAAGAATTTAGGATTTCTATTAATAGGTATACGAGATAGTATGTGACCATCACTTGGAGAAATTACTAAACATTGGTACTTACTAACTACTACTATATTGTTATTTATAGCTATAGGTGAAAGAGCATACTGTGTATTACTTGACCCTAATTTTACAAGCTTGTTTTTAATACTAGAAAGTAGCTTTTTATTACTCTTACTATTTTTTGTGCTAGATTTATCTTTGTTACTACCATATAAATTTATTACCCAGGTAATTTTACCATTATCAGATGACATAGCTAACAATTTTCCATCAATGGTTGTAACAAATAATGTATTACCAATTAAATTAAAATTGCTAATACCAGTAATATTTTTACTCCACTGCATAACAGCTTTTTGCCCATTCTGATTTTCTTCATCAACAGCACCAAATCTGTAAGCTTCTATAACCTCTTCGTTTGCTATATATAGTATATCATTATTAATAATAGGCTGAGATACTAAACTAGACAATGAAAATGTTTTCCAAGAATTTTTCTCTTCTGCTGTGCTTTTACCTAAACTTGTTGACCATACTAACTTTCCATTTTCTAAATTTAAAGCTACAATTTGATCTGAAGAATAACTTACAATAACCAAATTACCTCTTATTATTGGAGCAATTAAGCTATTACCAATAAGTGCCTCTTGTGCTCCTTGATGCATCCACATAATCTCTGCATTTGTTAGATTGATACAATATAGTTGTCTATTTACTGTTAAAACTAACATTAAATTATTATGTATTAATGGCGGTGCTTTAATTATATCAGGTAACCGTTTACTTAAAATTTCATCTCCATTACTAGCATTAAGTATAACTATATCTCTACTACCATAGCTAATATAAAGTTTTTCATCATTAAATAATATACTTCCTCCACCAAATCTTTTTTTGTTTCTGTGCTGAGGTTCTAATTTTTTTG
This genomic interval from Orientia tsutsugamushi contains the following:
- a CDS encoding PQQ-binding-like beta-propeller repeat protein, with the protein product MNKKLALLSLLSLILSSSTVQNVESLSNSPKLEAEIGANKVMLPMLKHISNWNNNIEPINASSNNFAVKEFIAFNKLKLADHISAPPVVIQDKLFILNNYAQVSCYDLNSMKKVWTKKLEPQHRNKKRFGGGSILFNDEKLYISYGSRDIVILNASNGDEILSKRLPDIIKAPPLIHNNLMLVLTVNRQLYCINLTNAEIMWMHQGAQEALIGNSLIAPIIRGNLVIVSYSSDQIVALNLENGKLVWSTSLGKSTAEEKNSWKTFSLSSLVSQPIINNDILYIANEEVIEAYRFGAVDEENQNGQKAVMQWSKNITGISNFNLIGNTLFVTTIDGKLLAMSSDNGKITWVINLYGSNKDKSSTKNSKSNKKLLSSIKNKLVKLGSSNTQYALSPIAINNNIVVVSKYQCLVISPSDGHILSRIPINRNPKFFAVSDKLYIFGESYVNSSR